From a single Populus nigra chromosome 18, ddPopNigr1.1, whole genome shotgun sequence genomic region:
- the LOC133677980 gene encoding NADH dehydrogenase [ubiquinone] 1 beta subcomplex subunit 10-B, translating into MGRKKGVAEFEESPPDDFDPSNPYKDPVVMLEMREHIVREKWIDIEKAKILRERLRWCYRIEGINHLQKCRHLVQQYLDSTRGIGWGKDQRPPCLHGPKVEATAESE; encoded by the exons ATGGGGAGGAAGAAGGGAGTAGCAGAGTTCGAGGAGTCGCCTCCAGATGACTTTGATCCATCGAATCCATACAAGGACCCAGTGGTTATGCTGGAAATGAGAGAGCATATTGTTCGAGAGAAATGGATTGATATAGAGAAAGCCAAGATCCTGAGAGAGAGACTTCGATGGTGTTATCGCATTGAAGGAATTAATCATCTCCAGAAGTGCCGCCATCTTGTCCAACAGTATCTTGACTCCACTCGTGGGATCGGGTGGGGCAAGGACCAACGCCCTCCTTGTCTCCACG GTCCTAAGGTGGAGGCAACAGCTGAGTCTGAATGA